One genomic region from Pseudobacteriovorax antillogorgiicola encodes:
- a CDS encoding ABC transporter substrate-binding protein, with the protein MKILHLIASAICMLSLELKAEELEVIHWWTSGGEVKSVNSLKKMFISSGHTWKDSKIIGGGGENANKALMQRISSGDSPGVVQLKSASIPHWGSMGALQEVNRTAVNQKWDNILPTEVSRGLKYKGSYVSVPLNVHRINWIWMNAAVMNKINAKAPSSFKELFETLEAIKSKTKVLPIAHGGQSWQDATLFEQVLLAIAGIDTYRGMFIDLDATVAKSAKVLKVFRVIRKLTTFMADDRKGLDWDKATKQVIEGRAAMQFMGDWAKGEFLSAGLQPGRDFICWVTPGLEGFIYTIDAFAFFKTKENKSKQAQSQLAQLIMTKEFQREFNKRKGSIPARTDVLLNGFDNCAKQSAKDFSRTANKGLLAPSFAHGNAQPSDIQGALIEVISLFMSSSMPPEMGRDRLISVLEEFE; encoded by the coding sequence ATGAAAATTTTACACCTCATAGCTAGCGCCATATGCATGCTGAGTCTTGAGCTGAAAGCTGAAGAGCTTGAGGTCATCCACTGGTGGACATCGGGTGGTGAGGTAAAATCGGTCAATTCACTTAAAAAGATGTTTATATCTTCTGGCCACACCTGGAAAGATTCAAAAATCATAGGAGGAGGTGGGGAAAATGCCAACAAAGCGTTAATGCAACGCATTTCCAGTGGTGATTCTCCTGGGGTTGTCCAGCTGAAGTCGGCGTCGATCCCCCATTGGGGTTCCATGGGCGCATTACAAGAAGTGAATCGTACTGCTGTGAATCAGAAATGGGACAACATTCTCCCGACCGAGGTATCAAGAGGATTAAAGTATAAAGGATCATATGTTTCCGTCCCACTGAATGTCCATAGAATCAACTGGATTTGGATGAATGCTGCAGTGATGAACAAGATCAATGCAAAGGCGCCTTCTAGCTTCAAGGAGCTTTTTGAAACTCTAGAGGCAATCAAGTCTAAGACTAAAGTCCTGCCTATTGCCCATGGAGGTCAATCCTGGCAGGATGCGACGCTCTTTGAGCAGGTCCTTCTTGCTATCGCTGGCATCGATACTTATCGAGGGATGTTCATTGATCTAGATGCTACTGTGGCCAAATCTGCCAAGGTCCTCAAGGTATTTCGAGTCATTCGAAAACTAACGACTTTCATGGCTGATGATCGAAAAGGCTTAGACTGGGATAAAGCTACCAAACAAGTGATCGAAGGCCGCGCTGCGATGCAGTTCATGGGTGATTGGGCTAAGGGGGAATTTTTAAGTGCTGGTCTTCAACCAGGAAGAGACTTTATTTGCTGGGTGACTCCCGGCCTTGAAGGCTTTATCTACACTATCGATGCCTTTGCATTTTTCAAAACCAAAGAGAACAAATCCAAACAAGCTCAGAGCCAACTCGCACAATTGATAATGACAAAGGAATTTCAAAGAGAGTTTAATAAAAGAAAAGGCTCTATCCCCGCTAGAACAGATGTCTTACTCAACGGTTTTGATAATTGCGCCAAGCAGTCTGCCAAAGACTTTTCTAGAACTGCAAATAAGGGTTTGCTAGCTCCAAGCTTTGCTCATGGTAATGCTCAACCATCCGATATACAAGGAGCATTGATTGAAGTCATATCTTTATTCATGAGTAGTT